The following are from one region of the Capsicum annuum cultivar UCD-10X-F1 chromosome 1, UCD10Xv1.1, whole genome shotgun sequence genome:
- the LOC107852116 gene encoding splicing factor U2af small subunit B, whose translation MAEHLASIFGTEKDRVNCPFYFKIGACRHGDRCSRLHTKPSISPTLLLSNMYQRPDMITPGVDLHGQPIDPRKMQQHFEDFYEDLFEELNKYGEIESLNICDNLADHMVGNVYVEFREEEQAANALKNLTGRFYAGRPIIVDFSPVTDFREATCRQYEENSCNRGGYCNFMHLKRISRELRHHLFGRYRRRHSRSRSRSPYRHRSHEVCSHRSHSRKYDDRDYYHESRSRRHTTSPGHRRGRSRSPRGRRDRSPSRDSSEERRARIEQWNREKEEAEHTNRTNADDTNYNNKNYEMGYAQNGDGYNDQQPPRQDGYGY comes from the exons ATGGCAGAGCACTTAGCATCGATTTTTGGTACAGAGAAAGACAGAGTGAATTGTCCATTTTACTTCAAAATTGGTGCATGTAGACATGGCGATCGTTGTTCTAGGCTTCATACAAAACCTAGTATTAGTCCAACGCTTTTACTTTCTAATATGTATCAAAGGCCTGATATGATTACTCCTGGTGTTGATTTACATGGTCAACCTATTGATCCCAGAAAAATGCAGCAACATTTTgag GATTTTTATGAAGATCTATTTGAAGAACTGAACAAATATGGAGAGATTGAGAGTTTGAACATTTGTGACAATCTGGCGGACCACATG GTTGGCAATGTTTATGTTGAGTTTAGAGAGGAGGAACAGGCTGCAAATGCTCTTAAAAATCTTACCGGAAGATTTTATGCTG GGAGGCCCATCATTGTTGACTTCTCTCCTGTAACTGATTTTCGTGAAGCCACCTGTAGACAGTATGAAGAGAATAGCTGCAATCGTGGTGGATATTGCAACTTTATGCACCTAAAGAGGATTAGCAG gGAGTTGAGACACCATTTGTTTGGGAGGTATAGGAGAAGGCACAGCCGAAGCCGAAGTCGAAGTCCTTACAGGCATCGTAGCCATGAAGTGTGCTCTCACAGGAGTCATAGTAGAAAATATGATGATAGAGATTATTATCATGAGAGTCGGAGCAGGAGGCATACCACTAGTCCAGGCCATAGAAGGGGTAGGAGCCGGAGCCCTCGTGGCAGGAGGGATCGAAGTCCATCTAGGGATAGTAGTGAAGAGAGACGTGCAAGAATTGAGCAGTGGAACAGGGAAAAAGAAGAGGCAGAACATACCAACAGGACTAATGCAGATGATActaattacaacaacaaaaattatGAGATGGGATATGCACAAAATGGAGATGGATATAATGATCAGCAGCCACCACGACAGGATGGATATGGATACTAA